CCGCAGCCTTCAGCTCAGTCCAGCCCCAGGTCTCGGTCGGCTCGGCGATGCCGGCAGCCTTGAAGGCCTCGGGCAGGTAAACCAGGCCCAACGTGCCCCAGTCCTTGGGCAGGGCGTAGGTCTTGCCATCCAGCGTGAAGATGGTCAGCAGGGCGCCGATGAAGTCGTCACGTGTCGTACCGGCCTGGGCCATGGCCTCGTCCAGGGCCAGAAGCTGGCCGCTGGCGCCGAAGGCTGTCATCAACTGGTCGTCCACGTAGAGCACGTCCGGCGCGGTGCCGCCGGCCATCATCGCCTTCACCTTCGTCTGGAAGTCCGCCGGAATCGGCTGGAAATCCACCGTGACGTCAGGATAGACTGCGGCAAAGCGTGCGATGGAATCTCGGTAGATCTTCTGCTCGGTCTCATCACCCCAGCCTGAGAAGACGATCTTCGCGCCCGCTTCCACCTCGAAGGCCTTCAGGCCGTAGGTGGATGCCGGGGCTTTGGTCGGTTCAACAACCGGGGTAACCGGGGCAACCGGGGCTTTGGTCGCTTCAACAACCGGGGCCGTGGTCGGCGCCGGGGTGGCCTGGGGCCCGCAGCCCGCCACGATCAGCGCCAGCACGATCACGATCAACAGTGTTCTATAACGATACGTTTTCATGGTTCTCCTCCTGGAGAGAAATCAGCGAATAGCTTGCAAAATCTTGTTTGGCGTACCCTTTCTTGTGCCTTCTTGCACCTCCTTTTGTATCTTTTCCAACGACTCCTGTATCCGTTTTGACCGGCGCCGGTTCTATGCTTAGAATAGGCCCCGGCGCCGGGCCTACGCTTGCGTAGGCTTGCTGCTGCCGAGTCGCCTCCCCGTCTGCCAGGACCTTGAGGCGGCTCGGGTTCTCAACACGTGATCTCCACGCTCTCCAACCGGCCTCGGTAGTAGAACTTGAACGCGAGGCGCGTCCAGCCATCAGGCAGGCTGGGCGCGATCTCCCATCCGCTTTCCGTCAGCCGCAGGCCGGCAAATCCGCAGACCACTGCCTGCCATAGCCCTCCCGCGCTGGCGCCATGGATGCCATCCTCCGCGTTACCGCGCACGTCCAATAGATCAGCCCGGGCCGCCCGCAGGAAATGTTGGTGTCCCCGCTCGTGCTCACCCATGCGGCACGCCATCACCGCGCTGATGCTGGGGCCGAGGCTGGAGCCAAGCTCATGGTCGGTGCGCGGGTCGTAGTATTCCCAGTTGACGCGCACCTGCGCGGGCGAGAAGCGCTCGGGCAGCAGGTATTGCAGCATCAACACGTCGGGCTGCTTCAGGTTTTGAGTGGCAGCACACCCCTCGATGCCCAACAGCCCTTGCATGGACCGGCTGCGGCCAGGGTCGCGCAGCATCGCCAGGTCTGCATCGCGCAGGCTGAAGAAACCGGCAAACTGCTCGATCAGGCCGCTGGCAGGATCGCCGGGCAGGACGATGCGCCGGCGCACGTCATCCCAGTGCCGCAGGCGGGCCTCGGTCAGGTCGAGCGCCGCGACCAGTTCGGCGTGCCGGGTCGGGTGTTGGCGTTTCAGCCAGGCCAGCAGGTTGAACGCCGTCTCCAGGTGCCACTGGGCAAGGGTGTTGGTGTAGGCGTTGTCGTCAACCCGATCATGATATTCGTCCGGGCCGATCACATTGCGATAGTGGTATTGGCCATCCGCTTCGAGTTGCGCCGCGCTGGCCCAAAACGTCGCGCCGTCCAGCACCATCTCGGCGCCGTAATCACGCATGAAGGCGTCGTCGCCGGTCACTTGCCAGTATTGCATGATCGCGTAGGCAATGTCGGCCGTGATGTGAATCTCGATGTCGCCCGTCCAGATGCGGATGAGCTGCTTGCGATCGGCGGCGTGGGGCACCCAGGTGGGAGTCACTTCGCGGCCGTCGTCAGCGCTTTCCCAGGGAAACTGCGCGCCCGCAAAACCGTTCGCCGTCGCCTTGGCGCGTGCGGCTGGCAGGTTGTGCCAGCGGTACATCAGCATGTGGCGCGCCAGGGCCGGCTGCGTGAAGGTGAAGAGGGGCAGCATGAAAATTTCGGTGTCCCAGAAGGAGTGGTGCCGGTAGCCGAAACCGCTCAGCGTCTTGGCGCCGATACTGGCGCGGTCGGTGTGCTGCGGCGCTGCGATGAGCAACTGGAACAGGTTGAAGCGCAGCGCGATTTGGGCCTCGTTGTCCCCTTCGATCTGCACATCCGAGGCCGCCCACATTTCGGCCCAGGCTGCATCATTAGCCGCCCGCCAGGCACGATACCCGGCAGCCTGGCCGGCCTGCACTGTCGCCTGGGCGATCGCCAGCGGGTCGGGGGCATCGTGACTGCTGACCACCGCCACGAACTTGTGCAGCGTTGCGCTTGCGCCCGCGGTCAGAGTCATGTGATACTCGGTCGCGGGCTGACCCTCCGCGTCGCAGCGGCTGGACTGCCACGGCCTGGCGCTTGACAGCTTGACCGCCACGGCGACCGCCAGATCGGTTTGGGTGGCGCGGGTGCGCACCTGCACGGCTGCCGTGTCCAGGCCCGCGACCTGATCTACCAGATTCCAATGCAGAAGCCCGGTGTTCTCCACGTGCGCGTTCACCCCGGTGCGCACGCGCAGCACCGTTTGTCCCTCGGCCAGCGTGATCGTCACCTGCAGCGCCGCGCCGTGGGGATCAGCCAGGTTGATGAAGCGTTCGAAGTCCAGTTCCAGCACTGGCCCTCCCTCCCGCGGCTGCCAGCGCACCTGCCGTGAGAGGGCGCCGGTGCGCAGGTCGAGCTGGCGATGGTAACCCAGAACCCGGCCGCGATCGAGCCGGAAATGCTCGCCATCGGCCCAGATGTCCACGCCCCACCATGCAGGGATGTTCGCCAATTCGGTGTAGTTGACGGGCATGTCGTCCCACACGCGGTGGACGAAACAGGCCGGCATAGCGCCCGGATACCCCTCTTCGAAGACCCCGCGGCTGCACATGGCGCCATTGCCGATGGTGAACACGGTTTCCATGTGGCTCTGCGAGTCCGGTACGAAGATCGGCTCCGCAATCGTCCACGCGGCGTCCTGCAGGGCCGTGCGAATGGCGGCGAGCGTCACCCCCGCCAGGCTCTCGAAGCGAGCGTGCGCATGACCCACCCGCGACGCCGGCCCCAGGCCGATCGCCCACATGCCCGCGGCCAGCGCCGCATCAATCCCCACCGCGGCATCTTCTACCACCGCGCAGAAGGCTGGACGCACGCCCAGCATCTCGGCGGCCTTCAAGAAGAGGTCAGGCGCGGGCTTGCTGCGTTCGGCGCTGAAGCCGTCGGCGATGGCGTCCAACAGATCGCAGATGCCGAGGCGATCCAGGACGGTGTGCGCGTTCTTGCTGACGGAACCGATGCCCACCTTGACGCCGGCCGCGCGTAACTCCCGCAGCAGATCCACCGCGCCAGGCAGCAGGTCGGCCGGCGTGACCCCGGCAAGCATGGCGACATAATAGCGGTTCTTGCGCTCGGTCAGTTCGGCGATCTCGGCCTCAGTCGCCGGCCGGCCCGCCAGGATGATCTCCAGCGAGCTGCGGCGCGAGACCCCGCGCAGATGTTCGTTGATCTGCCGATTGAAGGGCAATCCCTCTTCATCGGCTAGTCGCTGCCACGCCCGGTAGTGGTATTCGGCGGTGTCGGTTATCACGCCGTCGAGATCAAAGATGATCGCTTCAAGTTTCACAGTTGCTTAGCTCTCCACATGGAAGTCGCTCGATGCCCGCACAATGAGTTCCGGCTGCAAGAGTACCTCGTGTTCCGTGCTGCGCTGTGCGCGGCACAGGTCAACCAGCATGCCTACCAGGCGCTCCCCCACCTCGGCGATTGGCTGACGCAGGCTGGTCAGCGACGGTCGCAGGAAGCGCGCAACGGGCGCATCGTCGAACCCGATGACCGCCAGCTCACGCCCCGGCTCAGCGCCGGCATCCCAGGCCGCGTTGATGACACCGATCGCCATCAGGTCAGACATCGTCACAATGGCCGTTGGGCGACGATCTGGCGGGAGCGTCAGCAGACGTCGGGTGCTGGCGTAAGCGTCCGCGTACGTGTTTTCCGCGCGCTCGATCCAGGCCGGATCTATTGCCAGCCCCGCCTTTTGCATGGCGGCGAGAAAACCATTCAGCCGATGTTGGCCCGCTAACGAAGGCGCCGGCCAGGACAGGCAACTGATACGCCGGTGCCCCTGTGCAAGCAGGTGTTCGACAGCCATGCGCACGCCGGCCGTGCCATCTACGTCCACCCAGGAAAAATCCCAACCCGGGTTCGAGCGGCCAAAGGCCACGAATGGAAAGCCTGCATCCAACAGGCAGCGCACCCGCTCATCCTCCAGATGCGTGTTGGACAGGACGAAGCCGTCCACCTGGCCTTCCAAGATCAACGCCTGATAGGTGGCCAGTTCATCGGCGATAGTCGCCGTGGGAAAAACCAGGAAGCGATAGCCGCGGCGGGCGGCGGCCGCGACCGCGGCCTGCAGAAAGCTGTCGAGGATAGGATTGAACTGGTCGGGCGGGCTGGGTTGCCAGGTATAGGCAAAGAGGCGGGTCTCGTTGGCCTGCAGATTGCGAGCGGTGATGTTGGCGCGGTAGCCCAGTCGGGTCACGGCGCCGAGCACGCGCTGGCGCGTCTCTTCGGTGACGCGCCGGGAGTCGTTCAGCACATAAGAAACCGTGGCGATGGAGACATGAGCCTCCCGGGCCACATCGCGAATAGTCGTCGTGCCCGCCATGTTAAACGTTTAACTCCTTGTGTAAAAAATAGTGCCGCAATCCATTCGGCGGCACACGGTCATTTAAGCGTTTAACTGATCGGAGTATAGCACACGGTCAGCGACTTGTCAATACCCAATTTGCGGTTTTTGACAATTTCTATTAGTCGAAGCCGCCCCAGCCTGTGCGGGTCAGGCGCGCGGGCAGGACTTTGGCGACGGGTTCCCGCTCGCTGTCCGCGTCGAAGGCCAGCGCGGCGTCTGCGTCACGCGGTCTGCCTGCCGACTTGTCAGGTTCCGCGGCCAGGATGAGCTGCGTGCGCTCGATGCGGCGGGCGCAATCGGTCAGTCCGAGGACCTCCAGCAGTTCATCGGGGCGGCCGGTGGCGCCTGGTCGGCTGCTGACGCGCAGCGCCAGGTGGACCCAGCCCTCGTCATCCGTACCCTCCACGCGCAGGTCTTCGATCAGCGGCCGCAAGTCGTAGGTCTTGCCGTCGCGGGCGCGCTGTTTGAGTACCTGCGCCGCGGCTGTGAAGCGGCCGACCGCCTGCGCCACATCCACCGCGCCTTCGGGCAAAATCTGAACCACATAATTCGCGGCCCACATCAACGCCTGTAACGTGGGCGCGTGCAGATCAACTTCATGGATATCGCGAATCTCGATGCCCGGCGGCAGCTTGGGCTGTAACTCGGCCGCAAACTGGGCCGGCGCTATCGGCTCATTCAGCCACAAATCGGCCAGCTCCGCGCGACCACGGCAGCCCACCGGCAGCGCCGAGGCAAACTGAATGCGCAGTTGCGGATTGAAGCCCTTCGTGTACGCCACCGGCAGCTGCGTGCGTCGCAGCACCCGCTCCCACACGCGCGCCAGGTCGAGGTGCCCAATCCACTTCAGCGGCTCACCCTTCGTGTAGGTAAACCGTATGCGTTGCATTGTCATTCTTGATCTTCCTTACCCCAAAGAATTCGGGGCGACCGATTTTACCATACCACCGAAATGGACTAAAATACCCCCTGAGGGATCTGACTCAGACCCCAATTTGTAGGGGCGCACCCTTGCGGTCGCCCACGCGGGCAGGCGCAAGGCCATGCCCGCTTGATTCATCGTTGCGCAAAAAGAAACTTCCGGGACTGAGAATCCCGGAAGCCGGTTGAGAGGCGACGGCCGGATTTGAACCGGCGATCGGGGTTTTGCAGACCCCTGCCTTGCCACTTGGCTACGTCGCCAACCACGCGCCAATTTTAGCCCAGAACCGGGTATCTGTCAAACGGAGTTTGGCGGTTCAACCCCCAGGAGACCTTCATGCACGAATACAGAGATCGCACCAGCGAATGTCAACGCTGCGGCATCCCCTTCATTTGGACGGCCGGCGAGCAGCGCGCCGCGGGCGGCATCGAACCGACGCGACGGCTGTGCCCGGCCTGTGCGCAACTGCTGCCCGCGGTCAGTCGCGAGCGCGGCCTGGTCAAATGGTACAACTTGCGCCGCGGCTATGGCTTCATCAGCCGCTCCACGGGCGAGGACCTCTTCTTTCATCGCGACGCCCTGCCCGCGGACGCCGGCGCGATCGAACCGAACTTGCTGCTCGAATACGGCATCGAGCACACGGCCAAGGGACCGCAGGCGAACCAGATCAGGGTGTTGACGTGAAGGTGTCTTAACGCCAGGACGCAGAAGCCTTTCCGTTAGCCGTAGGTCACGTCTCCGGCGTGACGATGCCCTCCGCCACAGAGTTCGCTTCTCTCGTCCAACGTCGTCCGACCAGAAGACCGTTCTTGTGAGTCGCCATTTTACATTTTTTGTCAGTGCGTGTAGAATAAACCTGACAACAGATCAGCGCCAGTTCCTGGGGTGATGGCGGAACAGGCAGACGCATCGGTCTTAAAAACCGAAGGACTAACCGTCCGTGTGGGTTCGAGTCCCACTCGCCCCATTCATCTCCGTCAAGCTGCGGTCGGCGCAGGCCGATCTGGCGGCGGAACGCCCCTTCGCCCCGAATTCATTCGGCGGCCTCGTTCCCCGGCGTGCTTGTCCACAACAAACTCACTTCCCCCGCACAACCTCAAGCCGGCGCAGCTCGGGCGCCAACATACCTGACCAGGAGAATTGACTATGGTGTCAAAGCGATTCGGATGGATTGTCTCTCTGTTGCTCGTCACAGTGCTTGTGCTCACGGCCTGTGGCACGCGCCCCGTTCCTTCAACCTCGCAAGGCGAAAAGACCAGCCCCCAGGAGTTCCTCATCGAACTGCCCCGCATCACCGTCAACATTGATGAACAGGGCACGCCCACCGTCATGGGCATGTCGCTCGCCGACCTTGCCAAGCTAACCGGCAGTCCCATGGCGCCGCTGCAGCTCACCCCAGAGCAGGTCACCCAGTTCCAGGCCAACAACATCCAGCACATCGAACTGCTGCATCGGGGCGATGGCCTTTACCTCTTTGTAAATTCGAAGGCGCTGCCATATGTAAAATGGGACCAGAACACACTGCAAAATGCGGCCAAGATGCTGCAGACGTTCGATCCGCAGGTCAACGGTATGCACCTGGCTGAGTGGATCCCTTCCCTTCTGCCCATGGTGCGCAGCGTCGGGCTTGACCTGGTCTTCATGATCCCCGTCAAGGCCGGCGCCACCAAGATCGAAGTGCGCCCCGAAGACCAGGAACCACCGCGCCCGCGGCCGACGGCGCAGCGCCCGGCCGCGGCCGTCGTACAGTTGCCCATCGTCTACGATGCCGCCGGCGCGCCGCAGGTCATTGGCGCGGCGGCCAGATGTTCCGCCCGGATGCCGCTGCCCTGGCGCAGATGGGGCTGACCAACCTGCCCATCTACCTGACGCCGGACACCATCCAGTCCCTGATGCGCTCCAACGTTCAATTCATCACGATTCAGTCCAGCAGCGCCGGTCTGCAGGTCTCGGTCAACAACGACCCCCTGCCGCTGATTGGCTGGGGCGAGGCCGAGTTGGCCAACGCGCTGGAACTGGCCAAAGGCACAGGCAGCGTAGACCCGGCCGCGCTCGACCTGGTGGCGAAGTTTGCCCCGTTCATCGCCAACCTTGACCTGACCATCTACATGGAGTTCCCGCTGGCCAAGGGCGCCGAACAGATCCAGCCCGCAACGAGCAAGTAACAGGAGGCTCGTCATGCAAAAGCGTTTCGGGTTCTTGCGCTTCACCAGCTTCATGCTGCGCCTGTTTGCCGCCATCTGCCTGCTCCTGGGCTTGGCCGCCGGCCTGGCGCTCATTCTCGGCGGCAACTATCAGAATGTGCTCGGCTTCAAGCTGACCATTCCGACCGCTGCCCTGTGGATTGCTGCATTGCTGCCCGTCGTCTGCGGCCTGTTTTACTTCGTCATCCTCTATGCGGCTGGCGGCGTGCTGACGTTGCTCATCGCCACCGAGGAAAACACCCGCGCCACCGCCCTGGGCCTGGCCAACCTGCGCGCCCCGGCGCCGGCGTCAACGCCTGAAGTTCGTAATCCACCCCCGGTCAGCTGATCGCCCGTTGTTGCAAGACCCCTGCGCGCCAGCCTGGCGCGCAGGGGTGGTCATCGAGGCACACCATGACACCCCTGCCGCCGACTCAATCTGACGATCTCGCTGCGGAGCCGCCCGATCCGCAGGCCCATTCCACGAGTGACGCCCATCAGCTCCTGCTCGAACTGGGCGAGCTGTGGGCCGCGCCCGACAATGCGCACAAGGCCCGCCTGGCTGGCCTGCGCCGCGTGCAAACCTTCTTTGGCGCCGAGGCTATCTGCCTGGCGCTGGCCGACCCTTTCAGCAACCGTTTCGATTTGACCTACCGACTGGGCCGTTGCGTGTGGCCGGCCGAGCTGTGGCCGCGGGTCATGACCGGTGGTAACACCCAACTGCCCGGCGGGGTCCTGGGCCTGCCGGCGGCCGTTAGCGGCCAGGCGCCCAACGGCGTGCTGGCGCTGCTGCGGCCTGGCGTCATGTTCTCCGGCCGCGAACAGCGCTGGCTGCGGCGGGTTGGCGTTCTGCTGGCGCATGAACAGAATGCGCACCGCCTGCGTTTGCTGATGCGCATCATGGAACAGGCCAACCGCAAAGAGAACCCGATTGACCTCTATAGCTTCTTGCTGGATGAACTGCAGCGCTTCATTAAATACGATCACAGCGCCGCCGTGATCGTCCTCGACCGTGAGAATAACCGCCTGATCGTGCGCCGGGAACTGGTGCAGCCCGCGGTGGAAGCGTGGCGCCTGCCCTCTCCGCGTGCCATCAACCTGGAACCGGGTCTCGCACAACGCCTGGCCGGGATACACAGCGCGCCGGTCAGACCCATCGAATATCAGCGCGCCAGCGCCGGCGATCCCTGGCAGGGCGAAACGGCATCCTGGCTGGCGCAGGCCCTGGCCTACGGAGAACTGCCCTGGCGGCCGGAAGGCAAGGATCATCCGGCGGAGGCGCAAACCCCGGTGGCGCCGGTTGCACCCTGCTCGCCGGAGGGTGGCATCCTCGCCGTGCCCCTGGTCCACAACGACACGGTGTGGGGGTTGCTCAAGCTGTCAACGCTGCGCTGCGGACCGCTGCGTCTGCCCACAGCCGACGCGCAGGTCGTGCAGCAGTTCGCCGATCGCCTGGCCCTGACGCTCTATCAGTCTGATCTCTACTACCGCCGCCAGCTTGAGATGGATGCGGTGCGTGAGATCGGCCAGACCACCACCCACCCGGTTTCGCTGGAAACCGTCTGCCAGACCACGCTTGAGGCGCGCTGAAAACCTTGCATCTGACTGTGGGTCAGGTGCAGACGCGCCTGCGCCTGGTGCATGAGCAGCCGGTGCAGGCGGGCAGTACCCATGCGCGGAGACCGTCACCCAGGCGCTGGCAGACCTGGAACGCGGCGTGTGGAGCAGCGGGGTCGCCGGCCTGCATAACAACCTGCCGCCGCCGGCCGCTGCGCCCGCGGGCAGCCGCGTCATGCGCGCCGCGCTGATCGTGCCCATCCAGTATGAGCACGCCGTCATCGGCCTGATCAGCGTGCAGTCGTCGCTGGCCGAGCGCTTTCGTCCGACCGACCAGACCTTTCTGCAGACCGTCGCGCACGAGGCCGCGCTGGCGCTGAAGACCGCTGAGTTGTACGAACAGGTGCGGCAGCAGGCGGAAGAGCGCAAGGAGCGCCTGGCCCTCTTGCACGAGCTGAGCCGGTCGCTCAATCGCGAGCTTGACCTGCAGACCGTCCTGCACCACGCCGTGGTCACCTCACGGGCGCGGTTGCGGGCTGAAACAGCTTCGATCTTCCTGCTCAAGGACGGCGTCCTGCGCCGCCAGGACAGCGATGGCCCAGGATGACGGCCTGTTTCCAGACGAAATCTACCGCGTGGGTGAAGGGCTGACCGGCCTGGCGAGCTGCGCCCAGCCGCCTGTGCATCCGGACAATTGCCCTTGCCATGCCCAGGGCGGTCAGCCGCCGGCGGCCAGCCGCGATCCACATGACCTGACTGCCGAGGCCAACCAGGAGCGTGGGACACGTTTTGGGCCAGGCCGTGGCCTGCAATCAGGTGAACGACTGCCCGCTGGTGATCGAGGCGCATCGCCGGCGCTATCGCGACATCTTGCGCAGCGGCCAGGCGCAGCACTTGATCGCTGTGCCGCTGGATGACGCCTACCACACCTTTGGCGTGCTGCGTGTGCTCAACAAACTGACGCCAGAGGGCGCTGGACCAGGCTGGCTTCAGCGATGATGATCGCGACCTGCTCTCCACCATTGCCAGCCAGGTGGCGACCGCCATTTCCAACCTGCGCCAGACCCAGCGCCTGACCAGCATCTTCGAGGTCAACGAACTGCTCAGCCGCACCCCGGACCGCCAGCAGATTGGCGACCGCATCGCGCAGATCATGACCGGCCCGGCATTGAGCTACAGCGATTGCACCCTGCATCTGTTGGAGGGCGACCGCCTCATCCTGATCCCGCGCACGGGTGAGCCGGCCAGCGGCGCGGCGTTGGAGATCGGTCTGCACGAGGGCGTGATGGGCTGGGTTGCGCGCGAGAAGCGTCATCGCTATGTGCTGGACATCGCCCAGGACCCGGATTTCAAGCACAAGGACTGGGCCAGCCAGCAGGGATTGGTCTCCATGCTCTGCGTGCCGCTGCTGACCGGCGACCGGGTCTTTGGCACGTTGGCGGTCTACACCACCTACGAACATGAGTTCAACGACGACGAGGTGCGCGGTCTGCACACCTTTGCCACGCAGGCTGCCATTGCCTTTGCCAGCGCGCAGCGCCAACAGCAGTTGCTGCGTGCGAATGAAGTGCGCACCGCGGAGCTGCACAAGGCAACGCATGAGCTGCGTTCGCCGCTCGCCCAGGCCAAGAACATTACCGGCAACCTGCTGGCGGGCAAGCTGGGCGCTCTGACCAAAAAGCAGCATGATCGCCTGGAAAACTGACGGGTTACCCGAGCGCCAACAGCGTCAGATTGACAAACTTCTGCTCCTCAGCCGGCTGGAGGCGGGCGGCGACCATCCGGGCATCTCGTTCGATCCGAAACAGCTCAACGTGAGAACTCTCTTGCGCCAGGCGCAGCGGCGGGCCGCAGACCCCGCCCAGCGCAAGAAGCTGCATCTCGACATCAAGCGTTTTGCCAATGCCAGCCTGGCCGTGTGGGGGGATCAGTACACCCTGGAGCAGGTGCTGGATAACCTGATCGAGAACGCCATCAAATTCACCCCGGCGGGCGGCGCCATCACCCTGGGTTATGACACCTGGAAGGACCGCATACGCATCACGATCAGCGACACCGGCATCGGCATTTCAGAGGAGATGCGCACGCGCGTGTTCGAGAAGTATTTCCAGATCACGAACACGAGCCAGGATCAAACCACGGGGCTTGGCTTGGGACTGGCCATTTGCCAGGAGATTGTGCAGCGGCATGGCGGCGAGATCGAAATCCACGACACGCCGGGGGGCGGGGCGACGTTTATGATTTTTTTACCTGGAAATTGAGGGGTTGACATAATGCCAGATGCGAAGCTATTGGTGATTGATGACGAGCCGGGGTTTGGCGAGAGCCTGGCCGATTGGTTTACACCGTTGGGGTACCAGGTCAGCGAGGCGGCCAGCGGCGCGGAGGGAGTCGAACTGGCGCTGGCGCAGCGGCCCGACGCGATCATCCTGGACATCCTGATGCCAGGGATGGACGGCTTTGCGGTGATTCGCGCTGCGTGAAAACGACCTGACGCGTGACATCCCGATCGTGGTGTGGTCGGTGACCAGCGAGGATTTGAGCAACCGGCTGCGTGGGCTGCGTTTTGGCGCCGACTACATTCTATTGAAGGGCAAAGAGCTGCACGAGCTTGAAGAAGTGCTGCGGCGCACGCTGGGGCGGCGCAAGCCAGCGCCCGCTGCATCACCGGCTGCATCACCGGCTGCATTGCCCGCGGTATCTGCCCGCGGCCTGATCTACGACCCGGACGAAGTGCTGGTTTACCGCGACGGCGTGCGTCTCAACGTCGAGTTGACGCCCAACGAGGCGAGCCTCATGCACTGTTTGTGGGAGAACCGCAATCACCTGACCACGCGTGACGACATTGCCGCCAGCGTCTACAGCGATGTGCAGAATCGGGAAGGCGTCAGCAACGAAGCCATGGATCGCCTGGTGGGGCGGCTCAGGACCAAAATCGAGCCGGATCCCAAGTCCCCGCGCTACCTCCAGACCGTGCGCGGCTTCGGTTACCGCCTGGCGCCGAGCGGCCAGCCGTTCAATCATGAGGGTGGGTAGGGAGAGCCGTGGCAGGCGCGGTTGCCATAAAGGACAACTGATGCTATGATGGCCGCCTTCAAGAACATCCTCAGCCCATTGGAACGCTGCCTGTCATGCACCTGTAGGATTGATGACAGGTTTGGCGGGAGCCAAATCTCTACAATCTCCACGTACGACCACGTAGATTCCCCGCAGCATCGCACAGCGCAGGTTCTTGTTCTGATTGACAGAAGGAGGCGTAACGATGGCTGTTGTTATTGCACTGGCACTGTTGGTTGTTGTGGTGATCTTTGTCCTGGCCCCTCCGCCGCCAGACTCGCCCCCAGTCGTTTTCATTTCGCCGCTTGTGGCGCTCCCGACCCAACGCGATCCAGGGGCAACCCTGGCCGCCCTGATCTTGCTGGTCATCCTGTTACTCACGCTGTTTGGCCTGATCCGGCCGTTCCTGAGCTGATTGTCGAAGATGGGCATGAAATCGTAACGGGAGGCGTATGAACGGGAGGCGTATGATGGAAACCTTTTTGATATTCGCAGCCGTGTTAGGATTCGTGGTCCTGGTGAATTCGGCCGTAGGCGCTGGTCGCAACCGCACAACCGCCGACGCCCCGAGACGTCCCGGAACTACGACATCACGACCCTGATCTTGATCCTCATCCTGGGTGGGGTGCTCTACTACCTCAGCCAGCAGACGCCGCTGTAGTGACCCGATCTGGCCGGCCAGGTGTTCACCACCTGGCCGGCTGTTTTGCCTGGCGCGTGTTTGCACGAATCATAAGAGTTGTACAAATCGCACGAGTTGTAAAGTTGACAGACTTTGACAGAAAGATGGAAGACCACTGAAAGAGTCTTTATGCTATAGTAAGCGCAACAACCGGCCGCGTGCATGATCGCAGTGCCTGCATGAGGAGGATCATCAATGGACATACGGCGCCTGAGCGTCAGCGAGTTGCGACTCAACACCAGGGACATCCTCGAGGGGTGAAATTTCTCCACCGGCGCTTTGTCATCGCCACCCACGGTCGCCCCATGGCCGTGATGGTCAACATCGAGGACTGGGAGCGCCTGAGCGGAGAGACGCTGGTGGACAAGGCGGAGGAGGGGAG
The DNA window shown above is from Candidatus Amarolinea dominans and carries:
- the pgmB gene encoding beta-phosphoglucomutase, yielding MKLEAIIFDLDGVITDTAEYHYRAWQRLADEEGLPFNRQINEHLRGVSRRSSLEIILAGRPATEAEIAELTERKNRYYVAMLAGVTPADLLPGAVDLLRELRAAGVKVGIGSVSKNAHTVLDRLGICDLLDAIADGFSAERSKPAPDLFLKAAEMLGVRPAFCAVVEDAAVGIDAALAAGMWAIGLGPASRVGHAHARFESLAGVTLAAIRTALQDAAWTIAEPIFVPDSQSHMETVFTIGNGAMCSRGVFEEGYPGAMPACFVHRVWDDMPVNYTELANIPAWWGVDIWADGEHFRLDRGRVLGYHRQLDLRTGALSRQVRWQPREGGPVLELDFERFINLADPHGAALQVTITLAEGQTVLRVRTGVNAHVENTGLLHWNLVDQVAGLDTAAVQVRTRATQTDLAVAVAVKLSSARPWQSSRCDAEGQPATEYHMTLTAGASATLHKFVAVVSSHDAPDPLAIAQATVQAGQAAGYRAWRAANDAAWAEMWAASDVQIEGDNEAQIALRFNLFQLLIAAPQHTDRASIGAKTLSGFGYRHHSFWDTEIFMLPLFTFTQPALARHMLMYRWHNLPAARAKATANGFAGAQFPWESADDGREVTPTWVPHAADRKQLIRIWTGDIEIHITADIAYAIMQYWQVTGDDAFMRDYGAEMVLDGATFWASAAQLEADGQYHYRNVIGPDEYHDRVDDNAYTNTLAQWHLETAFNLLAWLKRQHPTRHAELVAALDLTEARLRHWDDVRRRIVLPGDPASGLIEQFAGFFSLRDADLAMLRDPGRSRSMQGLLGIEGCAATQNLKQPDVLMLQYLLPERFSPAQVRVNWEYYDPRTDHELGSSLGPSISAVMACRMGEHERGHQHFLRAARADLLDVRGNAEDGIHGASAGGLWQAVVCGFAGLRLTESGWEIAPSLPDGWTRLAFKFYYRGRLESVEITC
- a CDS encoding LacI family DNA-binding transcriptional regulator, whose product is MAGTTTIRDVAREAHVSIATVSYVLNDSRRVTEETRQRVLGAVTRLGYRANITARNLQANETRLFAYTWQPSPPDQFNPILDSFLQAAVAAAARRGYRFLVFPTATIADELATYQALILEGQVDGFVLSNTHLEDERVRCLLDAGFPFVAFGRSNPGWDFSWVDVDGTAGVRMAVEHLLAQGHRRISCLSWPAPSLAGQHRLNGFLAAMQKAGLAIDPAWIERAENTYADAYASTRRLLTLPPDRRPTAIVTMSDLMAIGVINAAWDAGAEPGRELAVIGFDDAPVARFLRPSLTSLRQPIAEVGERLVGMLVDLCRAQRSTEHEVLLQPELIVRASSDFHVES
- a CDS encoding DUF2344 domain-containing protein; this translates as MTMQRIRFTYTKGEPLKWIGHLDLARVWERVLRRTQLPVAYTKGFNPQLRIQFASALPVGCRGRAELADLWLNEPIAPAQFAAELQPKLPPGIEIRDIHEVDLHAPTLQALMWAANYVVQILPEGAVDVAQAVGRFTAAAQVLKQRARDGKTYDLRPLIEDLRVEGTDDEGWVHLALRVSSRPGATGRPDELLEVLGLTDCARRIERTQLILAAEPDKSAGRPRDADAALAFDADSEREPVAKVLPARLTRTGWGGFD
- a CDS encoding cold shock domain-containing protein; protein product: MHEYRDRTSECQRCGIPFIWTAGEQRAAGGIEPTRRLCPACAQLLPAVSRERGLVKWYNLRRGYGFISRSTGEDLFFHRDALPADAGAIEPNLLLEYGIEHTAKGPQANQIRVLT
- a CDS encoding GAF domain-containing protein gives rise to the protein MTPLPPTQSDDLAAEPPDPQAHSTSDAHQLLLELGELWAAPDNAHKARLAGLRRVQTFFGAEAICLALADPFSNRFDLTYRLGRCVWPAELWPRVMTGGNTQLPGGVLGLPAAVSGQAPNGVLALLRPGVMFSGREQRWLRRVGVLLAHEQNAHRLRLLMRIMEQANRKENPIDLYSFLLDELQRFIKYDHSAAVIVLDRENNRLIVRRELVQPAVEAWRLPSPRAINLEPGLAQRLAGIHSAPVRPIEYQRASAGDPWQGETASWLAQALAYGELPWRPEGKDHPAEAQTPVAPVAPCSPEGGILAVPLVHNDTVWGLLKLSTLRCGPLRLPTADAQVVQQFADRLALTLYQSDLYYRRQLEMDAVREIGQTTTHPVSLETVCQTTLEAR
- a CDS encoding GAF domain-containing protein; the encoded protein is MWSSGVAGLHNNLPPPAAAPAGSRVMRAALIVPIQYEHAVIGLISVQSSLAERFRPTDQTFLQTVAHEAALALKTAELYEQVRQQAEERKERLALLHELSRSLNRELDLQTVLHHAVVTSRARLRAETASIFLLKDGVLRRQDSDGPG